A window of the Cynocephalus volans isolate mCynVol1 chromosome 10, mCynVol1.pri, whole genome shotgun sequence genome harbors these coding sequences:
- the TNFAIP1 gene encoding BTB/POZ domain-containing adapter for CUL3-mediated RhoA degradation protein 2 isoform X1 gives MSGDTCLCPASGAKPKLSGFKGGGLGNKYVQLNVGGSLYYTTVRALTRHDTMLKAMFSGRMEVLTDKEGWILIDRCGKHFGTILNYLRDDTITLPQNRQEIKELMAEAKYYLIQGLVNMCQTALQDKKDSYQPVCNIPIITSLKEEERLIESSTKPVVKLLYNRSNNKYSYTSNSDDHLLKNIELFDKLSLRFNGRVLFIKDVIGDEICCWSFYGQGRKLAEVCCTSIVYATEKKQTKVEFPEARIYEETLNVLLYETPRVPDNSLLEATSRSHSQASPSEDEETFELRDRVRRIHVKRYSTYDDRQLGHQSAHRD, from the exons ATGTCGGGGGATACCTGTCTGTGCCCAGCATCTGGGGCCAAGCCTAAGCTAAGTGGCTTCAAGGGAGGAGGGCTGGGCAACAAGTACGTCCAGCTCAACGTGGGTGGCTCCCTGTACTATACCACCGTGCGGGCACTCACCCGGCATGACACCATGCTCAAGGCCATGTTCAGCGGACGCATGGAGGTGCTGACTGACAAAGAAG GTTGGATCCTCATAGACCGATGTGGAAAGCACTTCGGCACCATTTTGAATTACCTCCGGGATGACACCATCACCCTCCCTCAAAACCGGCAGGAAATCAAGGAGTTGATGGCTGAAGCAAAATATTACCTCATTCAGGGGCTGGTGAACATGTGCCAGACTGCCCTTCAG GACAAGAAGGACTCCTACCAGCCTGTGTGCAACATCCCCATTATCACATCcctgaaggaggaggagaggctcATCGAATCCTCTACCAAG CCCGTGGTGAAGCTGCTGTACAATCGGAGCAACAACAAGTACTCCTACACCAG CAACTCTGACGACCACTTGCTGAAGAACATCGAGCTGTTTGACAAGCTCTCCCTGCGCTTCAACGGCCGTGTGCTCTTCATCAAGGACGTCATTGGTGACGAGATCTGCTGCTGGTCCTTCTACGGCCAGGGTCGCAAGCTGGCAGAGGTGTGCTGCACCTCCATTGTATATGCCACAGAGAAGAAGCAGACCAAG GTGGAATTTCCAGAGGCCCGAATCTATGAGGAGACACTCAATGTGCTACTCTATGAAACCCCCCGAGTCCCTGACAACTCCTTATTGGAGGCCACAAGCCGAAGCCATAGCCAGGCTTCCCCCAGTGAAGACGAGGAAACCTTTGAACTGCGGGACCGTGTCCGTCGCATCCACGTCAAACGCTATAGCACTTATGATGACCGGCAGCTCGGCCACCAATCTGCCCATCGCGACTGA
- the TNFAIP1 gene encoding BTB/POZ domain-containing adapter for CUL3-mediated RhoA degradation protein 2 isoform X2 yields the protein MSGDTCLCPASGAKPKLSGFKGGGLGNKYVQLNVGGSLYYTTVRALTRHDTMLKAMFSGRMEVLTDKEGWILIDRCGKHFGTILNYLRDDTITLPQNRQEIKELMAEAKYYLIQGLVNMCQTALQDKKDSYQPVCNIPIITSLKEEERLIESSTKPVVKLLYNRSNNKYSYTSNSDDHLLKNIELFDKLSLRFNGRVLFIKDVIGDEICCWSFYGQGRKLAEVEFPEARIYEETLNVLLYETPRVPDNSLLEATSRSHSQASPSEDEETFELRDRVRRIHVKRYSTYDDRQLGHQSAHRD from the exons ATGTCGGGGGATACCTGTCTGTGCCCAGCATCTGGGGCCAAGCCTAAGCTAAGTGGCTTCAAGGGAGGAGGGCTGGGCAACAAGTACGTCCAGCTCAACGTGGGTGGCTCCCTGTACTATACCACCGTGCGGGCACTCACCCGGCATGACACCATGCTCAAGGCCATGTTCAGCGGACGCATGGAGGTGCTGACTGACAAAGAAG GTTGGATCCTCATAGACCGATGTGGAAAGCACTTCGGCACCATTTTGAATTACCTCCGGGATGACACCATCACCCTCCCTCAAAACCGGCAGGAAATCAAGGAGTTGATGGCTGAAGCAAAATATTACCTCATTCAGGGGCTGGTGAACATGTGCCAGACTGCCCTTCAG GACAAGAAGGACTCCTACCAGCCTGTGTGCAACATCCCCATTATCACATCcctgaaggaggaggagaggctcATCGAATCCTCTACCAAG CCCGTGGTGAAGCTGCTGTACAATCGGAGCAACAACAAGTACTCCTACACCAG CAACTCTGACGACCACTTGCTGAAGAACATCGAGCTGTTTGACAAGCTCTCCCTGCGCTTCAACGGCCGTGTGCTCTTCATCAAGGACGTCATTGGTGACGAGATCTGCTGCTGGTCCTTCTACGGCCAGGGTCGCAAGCTGGCAGAG GTGGAATTTCCAGAGGCCCGAATCTATGAGGAGACACTCAATGTGCTACTCTATGAAACCCCCCGAGTCCCTGACAACTCCTTATTGGAGGCCACAAGCCGAAGCCATAGCCAGGCTTCCCCCAGTGAAGACGAGGAAACCTTTGAACTGCGGGACCGTGTCCGTCGCATCCACGTCAAACGCTATAGCACTTATGATGACCGGCAGCTCGGCCACCAATCTGCCCATCGCGACTGA